One window from the genome of Thermaerobacter marianensis DSM 12885 encodes:
- a CDS encoding acyl-CoA dehydrogenase family protein — MDFELSEPQRLVRAMVRDYVARRVAPGAAERDRTGRFPAEQFRELGELGVLGLPFPEEVGGSGGDTVSFAIAIEEIARACASTALTVAAHVSLGCTPLYLFGSDEQKARWLAPALRGEYVAAFGLTEPEVGSHTAAIRTRAVQDGDAWVIHGTKAFITNGSRADYVVVAAVTDPERGREGISNILVPRDAPGWRAVRRYEKMGLHASDTAELVFDGCRVPLDHLVGERGKGHAQFLRTLDGGRIGIGALSVGIAQACLDAALEYARYRRQFGRPISKFQAIQFKLADMATELEAARLLVYRAAWLRDRGRPYRREAAMAKLFASELAVRAALEAIQIHGGAGYVRDYPVERYLRDAKLMEIGEGTSEIQRLVIARELGC, encoded by the coding sequence TTGGACTTCGAGCTGTCCGAGCCGCAGCGCCTGGTGCGGGCGATGGTGCGGGACTACGTGGCGCGCCGCGTGGCACCCGGGGCGGCGGAGCGCGACCGCACGGGCCGGTTCCCGGCGGAGCAGTTCCGGGAACTGGGCGAGCTGGGGGTGCTGGGCCTGCCCTTCCCCGAGGAGGTGGGAGGATCCGGCGGCGACACGGTGTCCTTCGCCATCGCCATCGAGGAGATCGCCCGGGCCTGTGCCTCGACGGCTTTGACGGTGGCGGCCCACGTGTCGCTGGGTTGCACGCCCCTGTACCTCTTCGGCAGCGACGAGCAGAAGGCCCGCTGGCTCGCCCCCGCCCTGCGCGGCGAGTACGTGGCCGCCTTCGGCCTGACGGAGCCCGAGGTGGGTTCCCACACCGCCGCCATCCGCACCCGGGCGGTGCAGGACGGCGACGCCTGGGTGATCCACGGCACCAAGGCGTTCATCACCAACGGCAGCCGTGCCGACTACGTGGTGGTCGCCGCGGTCACCGACCCCGAGCGCGGCCGGGAGGGGATCAGCAACATCCTGGTGCCGCGGGACGCGCCGGGCTGGCGGGCGGTGCGCCGCTACGAGAAGATGGGGTTGCACGCTTCCGACACCGCCGAGCTGGTCTTCGACGGCTGCCGGGTCCCCCTGGACCACCTGGTGGGCGAGCGGGGCAAGGGGCATGCGCAGTTTCTCCGCACCCTGGACGGCGGCCGCATCGGCATCGGCGCGCTGTCCGTGGGCATCGCCCAGGCCTGCCTGGACGCGGCCCTGGAGTACGCCCGCTACCGCCGCCAGTTCGGTCGGCCCATCAGCAAGTTCCAGGCGATCCAGTTCAAGCTGGCCGACATGGCGACGGAACTGGAGGCGGCGCGCCTGCTGGTGTACCGCGCGGCCTGGCTGCGCGACCGGGGCCGGCCCTACCGGCGGGAGGCGGCCATGGCCAAGCTGTTCGCGTCGGAGCTGGCGGTGCGGGCCGCCCTGGAGGCCATTCAGATCCACGGCGGGGCGGGGTACGTGCGCGACTACCCCGTGGAGCGGTACCTGCGGGACGCCAAGCTGATGGAGATCGGCGAGGGGACGTCGGAGATCCAGCGCCTGGTCATCGCCCGGGAGCTCGGGTGTTGA
- a CDS encoding hydroxymethylglutaryl-CoA lyase, protein MEREGAGRFVRRRPRRAPGHGGAAGRQARRERGWAMQWPAQVTVREVGPRDGLQAEARILSPEEKVRLIDALTEAGFRRIEATSFVHPGAIPQLADAEAVMTRIRRRPGVIYSALVPNLRGAERALACGVDELSLFVSASETHNRHNVRRSIAESLAGFVPVAKRAAQAGVRLTGYVVTAFGCPYEGDVPEEQVERIVAAYRDLGAVAVYLGDTTGMANPAQVYRLCRRFRQRFPGLELGLHFHNTRGAALANVVAGLQAGITVYDGAVGGLGGCPYAPGATGNVATEDLVHMLEEMGIATGVDLDRLLAAARLAQELMGRELPGFVLKAGKRSDLVRAVREREARGAARDAAGSQGG, encoded by the coding sequence GTGGAGCGCGAGGGCGCCGGCCGGTTCGTCCGGCGCCGGCCACGGCGGGCACCCGGGCACGGCGGGGCGGCGGGCCGGCAGGCCCGGCGGGAGAGGGGATGGGCGATGCAGTGGCCGGCGCAGGTGACGGTGCGGGAGGTCGGACCGCGGGACGGTCTTCAGGCCGAGGCCCGCATCCTCTCCCCGGAGGAGAAGGTGCGGCTCATCGACGCCTTGACGGAGGCGGGGTTCCGCCGCATCGAGGCCACGTCCTTCGTCCACCCCGGGGCGATTCCCCAGCTGGCCGACGCCGAGGCCGTCATGACCCGCATCCGGCGGCGGCCGGGGGTGATCTACAGTGCGCTGGTGCCCAACCTGCGGGGCGCCGAGCGGGCCCTGGCCTGCGGCGTGGACGAGCTCAGCCTCTTCGTGTCGGCCAGCGAGACCCACAACCGGCACAACGTGCGCCGCAGCATCGCCGAGTCCCTGGCCGGGTTCGTCCCGGTGGCGAAGCGGGCGGCGCAGGCCGGCGTGCGGCTGACGGGGTACGTGGTCACGGCCTTCGGCTGCCCGTACGAAGGGGACGTGCCGGAGGAACAGGTGGAGCGCATCGTGGCGGCCTACCGCGACCTGGGGGCGGTGGCGGTCTACCTGGGGGATACCACGGGAATGGCGAACCCCGCCCAGGTGTACCGGCTGTGCAGGCGGTTTCGGCAGCGGTTTCCCGGCCTGGAGCTGGGGCTGCACTTCCACAACACCCGCGGGGCCGCCCTGGCCAACGTGGTGGCGGGGCTGCAGGCGGGCATCACCGTGTATGACGGCGCCGTGGGCGGGCTGGGCGGTTGCCCCTATGCGCCGGGCGCCACGGGGAACGTGGCCACCGAAGATCTGGTGCACATGCTAGAAGAGATGGGGATCGCCACGGGAGTCGACCTGGACCGCCTGCTGGCGGCGGCCCGCCTGGCCCAGGAGCTCATGGGCCGGGAACTGCCCGGGTTCGTCCTCAAGGCGGGCAAGCGCAGCGACCTGGTGCGGGCGGTCCGGGAGCGGGAGGCACGGGGGGCGGCACGGGACGCGGCGGGTTCCCAGGGGGGGTAA
- a CDS encoding D-alanyl-D-alanine carboxypeptidase family protein, producing the protein MGFAWRSRKGRGWTGPAARWRAAGRRALALVAAAVWILGLWGGAGPAGPRVQAQEGAPGGAGQGAGGAAGQGNLNIQARSAVLVDATTGQELYAQNADELIPPASLAKIMTLDLVFHALEEGRLALDQQVPVSEAAWRLSVQAGLGGPSAMFLEVGERVRIEDLIRGVAVASGNDASTVLAEAVAGSEEAFVRLMNQHAAEIGMKNSVFSNSHGLPGGQQHVTARDMARLALHVLEAHPDILRYTSLKYFEWKDFAPQPNYNRLIFRDPRVDGLKTGHLSEAGYHLVATARDGDRRLVSVVLGAASDALRVGESQRLLDYGFQQFTNTRVAFGENGRQGVSVYKGARSQVTVEPATAPVVTVPKTDAGEVRTRVEMQEPLVAPLEKGQRVGTLTIEDAQGRVLRTVPLVTAQAVPRGGFFRVLWDSVRLLFRNLFA; encoded by the coding sequence ATGGGGTTCGCTTGGCGCAGCCGCAAGGGGCGGGGGTGGACCGGTCCGGCCGCGCGGTGGCGGGCCGCGGGCCGGCGGGCCCTTGCCCTGGTGGCGGCCGCTGTATGGATCCTTGGCCTTTGGGGCGGTGCCGGGCCGGCGGGTCCCCGCGTGCAGGCTCAGGAAGGCGCGCCGGGGGGCGCCGGCCAAGGGGCGGGCGGAGCGGCGGGCCAGGGCAACCTCAACATCCAGGCCCGGTCCGCCGTGCTGGTCGACGCCACCACGGGCCAGGAACTCTATGCCCAAAATGCGGACGAGCTCATCCCCCCGGCCAGCCTGGCCAAGATCATGACCCTGGACCTGGTCTTCCACGCCCTGGAGGAGGGGCGCCTCGCCCTGGACCAGCAGGTACCCGTCAGCGAGGCGGCGTGGCGGCTCTCGGTGCAGGCGGGGCTGGGCGGCCCGTCGGCCATGTTCCTGGAGGTGGGCGAGCGGGTACGCATCGAAGACCTGATCCGCGGCGTGGCGGTGGCGTCGGGCAACGACGCCTCCACGGTCCTGGCCGAGGCCGTGGCCGGCAGCGAGGAGGCCTTCGTCCGGTTGATGAACCAGCACGCCGCCGAGATCGGGATGAAGAACTCCGTGTTCAGCAACAGTCACGGCCTGCCCGGCGGCCAGCAGCACGTCACCGCCCGGGACATGGCGCGGCTGGCGCTGCACGTGCTGGAGGCGCACCCGGACATCCTGCGGTACACCAGCCTCAAGTACTTCGAGTGGAAGGACTTCGCGCCCCAGCCCAACTACAACCGGCTGATCTTCCGCGATCCGCGGGTGGACGGCCTGAAGACGGGCCACCTGTCCGAGGCCGGCTACCACCTGGTGGCGACGGCCCGGGATGGCGACCGGCGGCTGGTATCGGTGGTCCTGGGGGCCGCCAGCGACGCCCTGCGGGTGGGGGAGAGCCAGCGGCTGCTGGACTACGGCTTCCAGCAGTTCACCAACACCCGGGTCGCCTTCGGAGAGAACGGCCGCCAGGGGGTGTCCGTGTACAAGGGCGCCCGCTCCCAGGTGACGGTGGAACCCGCCACGGCGCCGGTGGTCACGGTGCCCAAGACGGACGCCGGGGAGGTGCGCACCCGGGTCGAGATGCAGGAACCGCTGGTGGCGCCGCTGGAGAAGGGCCAGCGGGTCGGCACCCTGACCATCGAGGATGCCCAGGGACGGGTGCTGCGCACCGTGCCCCTGGTGACGGCCCAGGCGGTGCCGCGGGGTGGCTTCTTCCGGGTCCTGTGGGACAGCGTGCGGCTGCTGTTCCGCAACCTGTTCGCGTGA
- the asnS gene encoding asparagine--tRNA ligase has product MDVTVTVAQVGRYEGQEVELAGWVYNRRSSGRIAFLLLRDGTGVIQCVLSRDRVGDQGLEVFEGLTQESSCRVRGVVRADRRAPGGYELDVTALEPVHVAEDYPIKLKEHGVDFLMDHRHLWIRTPRQNAILRVRAAVMAAAAEALAREGFVRVDAPILTPSAPEGTTNLFETDYFGDKAYLSQSGQLYMEAACMALGKVYCLGPTFRAEQSKTRRHLLEFWMLEPEAAFFTHEDNVALQERLVRQVVLAVLERCPRELETLGRDPEHLRRQVEGPFARITYDEALRILDERGLGLPWGEDFGAPHETALSQHFGRPVFVERFPTRVKAFYMEPDPQRPEVALCADLLAPDGYGEIIGGSQRISDLDLLLRRIDEHGLSREALAWYIDLRRYGSVPHAGFGLGIERTVAWICGLEHVREAIPFPRLLNRLYP; this is encoded by the coding sequence ATGGACGTGACGGTGACGGTGGCCCAGGTGGGCCGGTACGAGGGCCAGGAGGTGGAACTGGCCGGCTGGGTGTACAACCGCCGGTCCAGCGGGCGGATCGCCTTCTTGCTGCTCCGGGACGGTACGGGCGTGATCCAGTGCGTCTTAAGCCGCGACCGGGTGGGTGACCAGGGGCTGGAGGTGTTCGAGGGACTGACCCAGGAGTCGTCCTGCCGGGTGCGGGGCGTGGTGCGGGCCGACCGCCGGGCCCCGGGCGGGTACGAGCTGGACGTCACCGCCCTGGAGCCCGTCCACGTGGCGGAAGACTATCCCATCAAGCTCAAGGAGCACGGCGTCGACTTCCTCATGGACCACCGCCACCTGTGGATCCGGACGCCGCGCCAGAACGCCATCCTGCGGGTGCGGGCGGCGGTCATGGCGGCGGCGGCCGAGGCGCTGGCCAGGGAGGGGTTCGTCCGGGTCGACGCGCCGATCCTGACGCCGTCGGCGCCGGAAGGGACCACGAACCTGTTCGAGACCGACTACTTCGGCGACAAGGCCTACCTCTCCCAGAGCGGCCAGCTCTACATGGAGGCGGCGTGCATGGCCCTGGGCAAGGTGTACTGCCTGGGGCCCACCTTCCGCGCCGAGCAGTCCAAGACGCGCCGGCACTTGCTGGAGTTCTGGATGCTGGAGCCGGAGGCGGCCTTCTTCACCCACGAGGACAACGTGGCCCTGCAGGAGCGTCTGGTGCGGCAGGTGGTGCTGGCGGTGCTGGAGCGGTGCCCGCGGGAGCTGGAGACCCTGGGCCGGGATCCCGAGCACCTGCGCCGCCAGGTGGAGGGGCCCTTCGCCCGCATCACCTACGACGAGGCGCTGCGGATCTTGGACGAACGCGGCCTCGGCCTGCCCTGGGGCGAGGACTTCGGCGCGCCCCACGAGACGGCCTTGAGCCAGCACTTCGGCCGGCCCGTCTTCGTCGAGCGGTTCCCCACCCGGGTCAAGGCCTTCTATATGGAGCCGGACCCCCAGCGGCCCGAGGTGGCCCTGTGCGCGGACCTGCTGGCGCCCGACGGGTATGGGGAGATCATCGGCGGCAGCCAGCGCATCAGCGACCTGGACCTCCTGCTGCGGCGCATCGACGAGCACGGCTTGAGCCGGGAGGCCCTGGCTTGGTACATCGACCTGCGCCGGTACGGTTCCGTGCCCCATGCCGGGTTCGGCCTGGGCATCGAGCGCACGGTGGCGTGGATCTGCGGCCTCGAGCACGTGCGGGAGGCGATCCCCTTCCCGCGGCTGCTGAACCGGCTCTACCCGTGA
- a CDS encoding RodZ domain-containing protein codes for MTLEEIGRRLREARERKGLTLHDVQVATKIRRKHLEALERGDDSELPPEVYTRGFIRAYASLVDLDGMELAQAYSRWKESLEGAWREGGEGTPADPGPETGAGRPAAPREPDREGDGVAARPAPEAASRRHQPAASGAGAPGWPPGVSPAGARREPPEAARGRGGAAAPGRRPAARQPEPWTSPPLVGPLPGRRRDRRAAGPVTGPPARRGRPWGLWAAAVAGLVVLAGVVLYVAGGPPAPSPTGRPPAGSGLPGEAAGGQPPAPGPEGGGAAAPGGAGSEPQPPAEEPQAPAEPQVTMRRDGDDVYYTIAPAAAPAAPGAGGIAEPGGRPALAVTLEATARVWVRARDAAGRVVFERLMQAGDRQQLDLGGGLTIRAGYPRGLALRIGETELDVPDEESPLNLHLEPSAAGAGQP; via the coding sequence GTGACCCTGGAGGAGATTGGGCGGCGGCTGCGGGAAGCCCGGGAACGCAAGGGCCTGACCCTGCACGACGTGCAGGTGGCGACCAAGATCCGCCGCAAGCATCTGGAAGCCTTGGAACGGGGCGACGACAGCGAGCTGCCGCCGGAGGTGTACACCCGCGGCTTCATCCGGGCCTACGCGAGCCTGGTCGACCTGGACGGCATGGAACTGGCCCAAGCCTACAGCCGCTGGAAGGAAAGCCTGGAAGGGGCGTGGAGGGAGGGCGGCGAGGGAACCCCCGCCGACCCCGGGCCGGAGACGGGCGCGGGCCGTCCCGCCGCGCCCCGGGAGCCGGACCGTGAAGGGGACGGGGTGGCGGCCCGCCCCGCGCCGGAGGCCGCATCCCGGCGGCACCAGCCGGCGGCGTCCGGCGCCGGGGCCCCGGGGTGGCCGCCCGGGGTGTCGCCCGCCGGGGCCCGCCGGGAACCGCCCGAAGCCGCCCGGGGGCGGGGCGGAGCCGCGGCCCCGGGCCGCCGGCCGGCGGCCCGGCAGCCCGAGCCGTGGACCTCGCCGCCGCTGGTGGGACCGCTGCCGGGCCGCCGCCGCGACCGGCGGGCGGCCGGCCCGGTGACGGGGCCTCCCGCCCGCCGGGGTCGTCCCTGGGGCCTCTGGGCGGCGGCGGTGGCCGGGCTGGTCGTACTGGCGGGGGTGGTGCTCTACGTGGCAGGTGGCCCGCCCGCGCCGTCCCCGACCGGCCGGCCACCGGCCGGCAGCGGCCTGCCAGGCGAGGCGGCGGGGGGCCAGCCGCCGGCCCCGGGGCCTGAGGGCGGCGGTGCCGCGGCGCCGGGCGGCGCGGGCAGCGAGCCCCAGCCGCCGGCCGAGGAGCCGCAGGCGCCGGCGGAACCTCAGGTGACGATGCGCCGGGACGGCGACGACGTGTACTACACCATCGCCCCGGCCGCCGCACCGGCGGCCCCGGGCGCCGGTGGCATCGCCGAGCCCGGCGGCCGCCCGGCGCTGGCGGTGACCCTGGAGGCAACGGCACGCGTGTGGGTCCGGGCCCGCGACGCCGCGGGCCGGGTGGTCTTCGAGCGGTTGATGCAGGCGGGCGACCGCCAGCAGCTGGACCTGGGCGGCGGCCTGACCATCCGGGCCGGCTACCCGCGGGGGCTGGCCCTGCGGATCGGGGAGACGGAACTGGACGTTCCCGATGAGGAATCGCCCTTGAACCTCCACCTGGAGCCTTCCGCTGCGGGCGCGGGCCAGCCGTGA
- a CDS encoding D-alanyl-D-alanine carboxypeptidase family protein encodes MERRRAIRHPARWQPGSRPGDAAPRAGGRRRGARRPHGGTTAKSRGLIPIRVRAAAFVLAGILALGSPPPVTGPARAAELWPGRPAVAPLEPDPAGPVLAPPAPAGPGPGSVPAGSPGGAVPVPPGAAGPAVPAAGAGTGGAPGGTAGGPGSSAGGAAVPRSQPAGREPAGGARFAGAPGAAYPVPEGVAPLWRGVVEPPPALDAAAAVLMDAASGQVLWAHNPHQRRAPASTTKILTAIVALEYGNLDDTVTVSEYAASTEGSTMDLSAGERYTLRELLWGLMLESGNDAAVAIAEHISGSEAAFARLMNETALRLGLRDTHFTNPHGLHDPGHYTTAYDLAVMTRYALANDYFARLVCQPEKVLCRGDGDWVRILSSTNRLLWYREWIRGVKTGTTNAAGPCLVSSGERDGRRLIAVVLDSGDRWADSERLLEWGFRAFQPVDGGRRGQVVGRVAVHDGSRRAVAARLDGDLSALVPPAVAGRVRRVVQLVRTVPAPVAPGQRLGTVSLELDGVVLAARPAVATTAVPLAPWWWRWLPG; translated from the coding sequence GTGGAGCGGCGACGCGCGATCCGGCATCCCGCCCGGTGGCAGCCGGGGAGCCGGCCGGGCGATGCGGCGCCGAGGGCGGGGGGCCGGCGGCGGGGCGCCCGGAGACCCCACGGCGGGACGACCGCCAAGAGCCGTGGGCTCATCCCCATCCGGGTCCGGGCCGCGGCTTTTGTCCTGGCCGGGATCCTGGCCCTTGGATCCCCGCCGCCGGTCACCGGTCCGGCGAGGGCGGCGGAACTCTGGCCGGGGCGGCCGGCGGTGGCGCCCTTGGAGCCGGATCCCGCCGGACCCGTCCTGGCGCCGCCGGCCCCGGCGGGCCCGGGGCCGGGCTCCGTGCCGGCGGGATCGCCCGGCGGTGCTGTGCCGGTACCGCCAGGAGCCGCGGGGCCGGCGGTGCCGGCGGCCGGCGCCGGTACGGGCGGCGCCCCCGGCGGCACCGCCGGCGGGCCGGGTTCCTCCGCGGGGGGTGCCGCCGTCCCCCGTTCCCAGCCGGCGGGCCGGGAGCCGGCGGGTGGTGCGAGATTCGCCGGCGCCCCGGGCGCCGCCTACCCCGTGCCGGAAGGCGTCGCGCCCCTCTGGCGGGGCGTGGTGGAGCCGCCCCCGGCGCTGGATGCGGCCGCGGCCGTCCTGATGGATGCCGCCAGCGGCCAGGTCCTCTGGGCCCACAACCCCCACCAGCGCCGGGCGCCGGCCAGTACCACCAAGATCCTGACCGCCATCGTGGCCCTGGAGTACGGCAATCTGGACGACACGGTCACCGTCAGCGAGTACGCCGCCTCCACCGAAGGGTCGACCATGGACCTGTCGGCGGGTGAGCGCTACACCCTGCGCGAGCTGCTCTGGGGCCTCATGCTGGAGTCGGGCAACGACGCCGCGGTGGCCATCGCCGAGCACATCTCCGGCAGCGAGGCCGCCTTCGCCCGCTTGATGAACGAGACCGCCCTGCGCCTGGGCCTGCGGGACACCCACTTCACCAACCCCCACGGACTGCACGACCCCGGCCACTATACCACCGCCTATGACCTGGCGGTGATGACCCGCTATGCCCTGGCCAATGACTACTTCGCCCGTCTGGTCTGCCAGCCGGAGAAGGTGCTCTGCCGCGGCGACGGCGACTGGGTCCGGATCCTCTCGTCCACCAACCGCCTGCTCTGGTACCGCGAGTGGATCCGCGGCGTGAAGACCGGCACGACCAACGCGGCGGGGCCGTGCCTGGTCAGCTCGGGGGAGCGGGACGGGCGGCGGCTCATCGCCGTGGTGCTGGACTCGGGCGACCGGTGGGCGGATAGCGAGCGGCTGCTGGAGTGGGGCTTCCGGGCGTTCCAGCCGGTGGACGGCGGCCGCCGCGGCCAGGTGGTGGGGCGGGTGGCCGTGCACGACGGCTCCCGCCGGGCGGTGGCGGCCCGCCTGGACGGCGACCTCTCGGCGCTGGTGCCGCCGGCCGTGGCGGGGCGGGTGCGCCGGGTGGTCCAGCTGGTCCGCACGGTCCCGGCGCCCGTGGCCCCCGGCCAGCGCCTGGGCACGGTTTCCCTGGAATTGGACGGCGTGGTGCTGGCCGCCCGGCCGGCGGTAGCCACGACGGCGGTCCCCCTGGCGCCCTGGTGGTGGCGCTGGCTGCCTGGATAG